Proteins from one Mesorhizobium sp. M9A.F.Ca.ET.002.03.1.2 genomic window:
- a CDS encoding adenylate/guanylate cyclase domain-containing protein, translated as MDCSGCGFEVEGGYAFCPRCGRRQPLPCASCGYPCAPDFEFCPKCGASVGAPAKAVERPAPTPSRTIVPPSRTQSPLPNIESEDELHPVSDADRRTVTVLFADLCGFTTLSEQLDPEVMQALQNELFKELAAAVRNFGGFVDKFIGDALLALFGAPVAHEDDPERALHAALDMIARTARLGESTSHSGSPLSLHIGINTGPVVTGGLGIGTAKSYSVTGDTVNTAQRLQSLAAPGEVLVGELTHRLTRHAFSYESLGDVVLRGKAGSVLVHRLDAPLATPRAARGLEALGLSAPTIGRGAELNRMLASLDQACSGSAQLVRLVGEAGIGKSRLVKEFVARVGDEDRFRNVAVRQATCSPLGEQSFGALGAVVRSAAGMMQNDNGDEMRGKLAGLLTDLGLQGEEAKRLMPLLYHVLGLGDPDATLQHVEPEQLRRQILYAVRTIIERRLALSPLLIVVEDLHWADAVSLEALRFVMDRLERTRLMLLVTHRPAPDNDQLDSSRVSHTALRLSPLNRDDGRSLLAALFGESWVNSAGGLLDQILERAGGNPLFVEEIVRGLIDRGVLMREGQRWRTVAGEVATGIPATIQAMLLARVDRLPQEVRRLAQEAAVIGPRFDATLLKAVTADPGRLEAGCELLCDAEFIEEVAGSGSVSSQSYRFTQTLLQDVIYQNLLLQRRTDIHGRVGAALEQLCGDKPERLEDLTVLGHHFAQSAEREKGARYLQAAGDRARMIYANDDALRFYERALTALGTIGQTPLTLEIAERIADLSGPAGRREIAHHHYETVLQAYRESANRVASARVLRKIGRLLWDVGKRDNAESRYAEAAALLDGANAPIEQAHLWQERGRQAFRSGGHALAAKWADAALDCVGTLTTEHVSEAGCDATLVTAEALNTKAVALARLGRNREAIRQVERSIELAEAAGLLGAACRGYTNLGVLYTTIDPAQAMEVCRRGLEVARHIGDLGFQARLLANLAVACCTFTDRCPTEGVPAAEKAIEIDRALDQREHLPVPLIVLGQIHQCNGRPELAVGLFHEALDVARETGEPQLLFPCYDGLATLNLDLDNLAEAERYFSLAQDICAQHGLDPEALVVLPFLD; from the coding sequence ATGGACTGCTCAGGCTGCGGTTTCGAGGTTGAGGGCGGTTACGCTTTCTGTCCGAGGTGTGGCAGGCGCCAGCCCCTGCCATGCGCCAGTTGCGGCTACCCCTGCGCACCTGATTTCGAGTTCTGTCCGAAATGTGGGGCAAGCGTCGGTGCGCCCGCAAAAGCCGTCGAACGGCCTGCTCCGACACCAAGCCGGACCATTGTGCCGCCTTCTCGAACTCAGTCGCCGCTTCCGAACATCGAAAGCGAAGACGAGCTGCATCCCGTCTCTGATGCCGATCGCCGGACGGTAACGGTCCTGTTCGCCGACCTTTGCGGCTTCACGACACTCAGCGAGCAGCTCGACCCCGAGGTCATGCAAGCGCTGCAGAACGAACTGTTCAAGGAATTGGCCGCGGCCGTGCGAAACTTTGGTGGTTTCGTCGACAAATTCATCGGCGATGCGCTGCTCGCTTTGTTCGGTGCGCCGGTTGCGCATGAGGACGATCCGGAACGCGCACTTCACGCCGCTCTCGACATGATCGCCCGGACGGCGCGGCTCGGCGAAAGTACCTCCCACTCCGGCTCGCCTCTGTCACTCCACATCGGCATAAACACTGGTCCGGTCGTTACTGGCGGATTGGGCATCGGCACCGCCAAATCCTATTCGGTGACCGGCGACACCGTGAATACGGCGCAACGCCTGCAATCGCTGGCCGCACCGGGTGAGGTGCTGGTAGGCGAGCTCACTCACCGGCTGACCCGGCATGCCTTCTCTTACGAGTCGCTGGGTGATGTCGTGCTTCGCGGCAAGGCTGGCAGTGTGCTCGTCCATCGACTGGATGCACCGCTTGCGACGCCGCGTGCAGCGCGTGGGCTCGAGGCGCTCGGCCTCAGTGCGCCGACGATAGGTCGTGGTGCGGAGCTCAACAGAATGCTGGCGAGTCTTGACCAGGCGTGCAGCGGCTCGGCTCAACTTGTCCGCCTCGTCGGAGAAGCCGGTATCGGGAAATCGCGGCTTGTGAAGGAGTTCGTCGCCCGCGTCGGCGACGAGGATCGTTTTCGCAACGTCGCCGTGCGGCAGGCCACGTGCTCACCGCTGGGCGAACAATCATTTGGCGCCTTGGGCGCTGTGGTGCGCAGCGCTGCCGGGATGATGCAAAACGACAATGGGGACGAAATGCGGGGGAAGCTCGCAGGCTTGCTTACCGATCTCGGCCTGCAGGGCGAGGAGGCGAAGCGGCTGATGCCTTTGCTCTACCATGTGCTTGGCCTTGGCGACCCCGATGCCACCTTGCAGCATGTCGAGCCCGAGCAACTGCGGCGGCAAATTCTCTACGCAGTCCGCACAATCATCGAACGACGGCTTGCGTTGTCGCCGCTGTTGATTGTCGTCGAGGACCTGCACTGGGCCGACGCTGTGTCGCTCGAGGCGCTACGTTTCGTGATGGACAGGTTGGAACGCACGCGGTTGATGTTGCTGGTCACGCATCGTCCGGCCCCGGACAACGACCAGCTCGACTCAAGTCGGGTCAGTCACACAGCGCTCAGGCTTTCGCCGCTCAACCGTGATGACGGACGCAGCCTGCTGGCGGCGCTTTTCGGCGAGAGCTGGGTAAACTCCGCAGGAGGGCTTCTCGACCAGATCCTCGAGCGCGCGGGCGGCAACCCCCTTTTTGTAGAGGAGATCGTTCGCGGCCTTATCGATCGCGGTGTGCTGATGCGCGAGGGCCAGCGATGGCGGACTGTGGCAGGCGAAGTCGCAACCGGCATTCCCGCCACTATCCAGGCAATGTTGCTTGCCCGCGTCGACCGGCTGCCCCAAGAGGTGCGCCGGTTGGCCCAGGAAGCCGCGGTAATCGGCCCGCGCTTCGATGCCACACTTCTGAAAGCCGTGACAGCCGACCCCGGCCGGCTAGAAGCCGGCTGCGAACTGCTTTGCGATGCGGAATTCATCGAGGAAGTTGCCGGATCAGGCTCGGTCTCGTCGCAAAGCTACCGCTTTACGCAAACGTTGCTGCAGGATGTGATCTACCAGAATCTGCTCCTGCAACGCCGGACCGACATCCACGGGCGGGTCGGTGCTGCCTTGGAGCAACTGTGCGGCGACAAGCCGGAACGGCTCGAGGATTTGACCGTGCTCGGTCATCATTTCGCACAGAGCGCCGAGCGAGAGAAGGGCGCGCGTTACCTGCAGGCGGCGGGCGATCGCGCTCGCATGATATACGCCAACGACGACGCCCTTCGTTTCTACGAGCGAGCACTGACTGCGTTGGGCACGATCGGGCAAACACCGCTCACACTGGAAATTGCCGAGCGCATTGCCGATTTGAGCGGCCCGGCAGGCCGCCGCGAGATCGCGCACCACCACTACGAGACGGTGTTGCAAGCATACCGCGAGTCGGCCAATCGTGTCGCTTCGGCGCGAGTTTTGCGGAAGATCGGTCGACTGCTCTGGGACGTCGGCAAGCGGGACAATGCAGAATCCCGCTATGCTGAAGCGGCAGCCCTCCTCGATGGAGCGAACGCCCCGATCGAGCAGGCGCATCTCTGGCAAGAACGTGGCCGACAGGCATTTCGTAGCGGAGGTCACGCCCTCGCGGCAAAATGGGCAGACGCGGCACTGGATTGCGTAGGCACTCTGACAACGGAGCATGTCTCCGAGGCGGGGTGTGACGCCACTCTTGTGACCGCCGAGGCACTTAATACCAAGGCTGTTGCGCTGGCTCGCCTTGGGCGAAACCGTGAAGCCATACGTCAAGTTGAACGTAGCATTGAATTGGCCGAAGCCGCCGGTTTACTGGGCGCGGCCTGCCGCGGCTACACCAATCTCGGCGTGCTTTACACGACCATCGATCCGGCACAGGCGATGGAGGTCTGCCGGCGCGGTCTTGAAGTGGCGCGCCATATTGGTGATTTGGGCTTCCAGGCGCGCCTCCTCGCCAATCTGGCGGTCGCTTGTTGTACTTTCACGGATCGCTGTCCAACGGAGGGCGTACCTGCTGCCGAGAAGGCCATCGAGATCGACCGGGCGCTCGACCAGCGCGAGCACCTGCCGGTGCCGTTGATCGTGCTTGGGCAGATCCACCAGTGCAACGGCCGTCCGGAACTGGCGGTTGGCTTGTTCCACGAAGCACTGGACGTAGCCCGCGAGACGGGCGAGCCCCAACTGCTGTTTCCATGCTATGATGGTCTTGCAACGCTTAATCTCGACCTCGACAATCTGGCCGAGGCCGAACGCTACTTTTCCCTGGCGCAGGATATATGCGCCCAGCACGGGCTCGACCCGGAAGCGCTTGTGGTGCTGCCTTTTCTCGACTAG
- a CDS encoding GNAT family N-acetyltransferase: protein MTSTTSPSSEKIQPQLRSVRPSDAEALCAIFNMPGFRWGTLRMPFEMVEQVERRIAKSGQETTWIVAELDGKVVGHGRLVVQGSPRRSHIGEINIGLDDAFVGKGIGSAILGALLDVADNWRALKRVELTVYADNEPAIRLYTSHGFEVEGRHVKAGFTDGQYHDLLSMARLRF from the coding sequence ATGACCAGCACGACCTCGCCATCCTCCGAGAAAATCCAGCCGCAGCTCAGGTCCGTCCGGCCAAGCGATGCGGAGGCGCTTTGCGCTATCTTCAACATGCCGGGCTTCCGCTGGGGCACGCTCAGGATGCCCTTTGAGATGGTGGAGCAGGTGGAGCGGCGCATCGCCAAGTCCGGCCAGGAAACCACCTGGATCGTTGCGGAGTTGGACGGTAAGGTCGTCGGCCATGGCCGCCTGGTCGTGCAGGGTTCGCCGCGCCGTTCGCATATCGGCGAGATCAATATCGGCCTTGACGATGCCTTCGTCGGCAAGGGCATCGGCTCTGCCATACTTGGCGCGCTGCTTGACGTGGCCGACAATTGGCGCGCCCTGAAGCGGGTCGAATTGACCGTCTATGCCGACAACGAACCGGCCATCCGTCTCTACACAAGCCACGGCTTCGAGGTCGAAGGCCGGCATGTGAAGGCCGGTTTTACCGACGGGCAGTACCACGACCTCCTAAGCATGGCGCGGCTGCGGTTCTGA
- a CDS encoding adenylate/guanylate cyclase domain-containing protein — MNEAQDLFSLLRQSSDVDPLAVDAIERTIAEGEDRELCRINAPAFASKHGLDEERAISAFLHAARVGIFDISWNVLCPGCGGVLDTNATLKTLQKDEYTCALCSEGYSPTLDEMVEVTFTVSPRVRRIAAHNPHELPLMEYFRQIYWGSGVDLPEEDFAKKMEAFSLEDIELAPGEKAVLPIQLPSEFIIVFEPVTHSVQFIDGKGEPTKERRSLSLLFDRDHVQNQTLEMQPGPLRISLENRTDARVLPTVFIAGQLLHDFLGKRRPFLTAKRLLTNQTFRDLYRTDTLDINQRLKITSLTFLFTDLRGSTELYERVGDLSAFDLVRVHFQVLHEIVAAEAGAVVKTIGDAVMATFATPDRAIAAALRMRDAMRDLNDKSGREDLLLKIGVHAGPCIAVSMNERQDYFGQTVNIASRVQNLANAQAIFATRAVVDDNLTADLLHRNALTPVPHEVSLRGIEREIAVYTIP; from the coding sequence ATGAACGAAGCTCAGGATCTGTTCTCGCTTCTGCGGCAATCGAGCGATGTCGATCCACTGGCAGTCGACGCGATTGAGCGAACCATCGCGGAGGGCGAGGACCGCGAACTTTGCCGCATCAATGCGCCAGCCTTCGCCAGCAAGCATGGCCTCGACGAGGAACGCGCCATAAGCGCCTTTCTCCATGCAGCGCGGGTGGGCATCTTCGACATTTCCTGGAATGTTCTGTGCCCCGGCTGCGGCGGCGTGCTCGACACCAACGCCACGCTGAAAACCCTGCAGAAGGACGAATACACCTGCGCGCTGTGCTCCGAGGGCTATTCGCCGACCCTCGACGAGATGGTCGAGGTGACATTCACCGTCAGTCCCCGCGTGCGCAGGATTGCCGCCCACAATCCACACGAACTGCCGTTGATGGAATATTTCCGCCAGATCTACTGGGGGTCCGGCGTCGATCTGCCGGAAGAGGATTTCGCGAAAAAGATGGAAGCGTTCTCGCTGGAGGATATCGAGCTTGCCCCTGGTGAAAAGGCGGTTCTGCCCATACAGCTTCCGTCCGAATTCATCATCGTCTTCGAGCCGGTCACCCATTCAGTGCAGTTCATCGACGGGAAGGGCGAACCAACAAAAGAGCGCCGAAGCCTCTCTTTGCTCTTCGACCGCGACCATGTCCAGAACCAGACGCTGGAGATGCAACCCGGCCCGTTGCGCATTTCGCTGGAGAACAGGACCGACGCCCGCGTGCTGCCGACGGTCTTCATCGCCGGCCAGCTATTGCATGATTTCCTGGGCAAACGCCGGCCCTTCCTGACGGCCAAGCGCCTGCTCACCAACCAGACGTTCCGCGATCTCTATCGCACGGATACGCTCGACATCAACCAGCGCCTGAAGATCACCAGCCTGACCTTCCTGTTCACCGACCTGCGCGGATCGACCGAGCTTTACGAGCGGGTGGGCGACCTTTCAGCCTTCGATCTCGTGCGCGTCCATTTCCAGGTTCTGCACGAGATCGTCGCGGCCGAGGCAGGCGCGGTGGTGAAGACGATCGGTGATGCGGTGATGGCGACCTTCGCGACGCCTGATCGTGCGATTGCTGCGGCCCTCAGGATGCGCGATGCCATGCGTGATCTCAACGACAAGAGCGGGCGCGAGGATCTGCTGCTCAAGATCGGAGTCCATGCCGGCCCTTGCATCGCCGTGTCTATGAACGAGCGGCAGGACTATTTCGGCCAGACGGTCAACATTGCTTCGCGAGTCCAGAACCTTGCCAACGCACAGGCGATCTTTGCCACTCGTGCGGTGGTCGACGACAATCTCACCGCCGATCTGTTGCACAGGAACGCGCTGACGCCCGTGCCCCACGAGGTTTCGCTGCGCGGCATTGAGCGCGAGATAGCAGTCTATACGATCCCCTGA
- a CDS encoding class I SAM-dependent methyltransferase: MSRLDNFISRMTAQRDILNQICPEVAKMEGLVLELGLGNGRTFHHLRELLPGRRIVVFDREVGAHASSIPEAENLVLGEIRETARRFIGIDAALVHADIGTGYDDRDAVTATWLPDLIARLLRVGGFAVSGTPLDHPLLQRLPPPTSEPADRYFLCRRV; the protein is encoded by the coding sequence ATGAGTCGCCTCGATAATTTCATCAGCAGGATGACCGCACAGCGCGACATTCTCAATCAAATCTGCCCCGAGGTGGCGAAGATGGAGGGGCTTGTGCTCGAGCTCGGCCTCGGCAATGGCCGGACGTTCCACCATCTGCGCGAACTTCTGCCCGGGCGCCGGATCGTGGTGTTCGACCGCGAAGTTGGCGCACACGCCAGCTCAATTCCCGAAGCTGAAAACCTCGTGCTCGGCGAAATACGCGAGACGGCCCGCAGGTTCATTGGCATCGACGCCGCTCTTGTTCATGCCGACATCGGCACCGGCTATGACGATCGAGATGCAGTGACCGCTACCTGGCTTCCCGATCTGATCGCGCGCCTGCTTCGCGTCGGCGGCTTCGCGGTCAGCGGCACGCCGCTCGATCACCCGCTGCTGCAACGCCTCCCGCCGCCGACTTCGGAGCCCGCCGATCGTTATTTCCTCTGCAGGCGCGTGTAA
- a CDS encoding ABC transporter permease: MNTHSPLPAPGAPLQHYVSTAPIDLQSVEAMTPEQSKVFQASQLRLMWWKFRMHRLAVVSGIFLAALYFGILICEFLAPYNLHTRNMDYIYSPPQRVHLFHNGQFVGPFVYGRQMTLDMDTLKRNYIEKQDDVQRIRFFCKGDSYQFWGLIEGDRHFVCPAENGQLFLAGTDRLGRDVLSRIIYGARISLTIGLVGISFSFLLGIVIGGLAGYHGGIFDLMVQRIIEVLQSIPSIPLWLALAAIMPITWSPILIYFGITVILGLLDWTGLARAVRSKLLALREEDYVLAAQLMGAKSSRIIGRHLIPGFMSHLIATATISIPGMILGETALSFLGLGLRAPITSWGILLTEARSVSVIAFYPWLLLPMLPVILVILAFNFLGDGLRDAADPYK; encoded by the coding sequence ATGAACACGCATTCGCCGCTGCCCGCTCCGGGTGCTCCACTGCAACACTACGTTTCCACAGCGCCCATTGACCTTCAGTCGGTCGAGGCGATGACGCCGGAGCAGTCGAAGGTCTTTCAGGCGTCGCAGTTGCGGCTGATGTGGTGGAAATTCCGGATGCACCGGCTTGCCGTTGTATCCGGCATATTCCTGGCGGCGCTTTATTTCGGGATACTGATCTGCGAGTTCCTGGCGCCCTACAATCTGCACACGCGCAACATGGACTACATCTATTCGCCGCCGCAGCGGGTTCACCTGTTCCACAACGGCCAGTTCGTCGGGCCGTTCGTCTATGGCCGACAGATGACGCTGGATATGGACACGCTCAAGCGGAACTACATCGAGAAACAGGATGATGTCCAGCGGATCCGTTTCTTCTGCAAGGGCGACAGTTATCAATTCTGGGGCCTGATCGAAGGTGACAGGCATTTTGTCTGCCCTGCCGAAAACGGCCAGCTCTTTCTAGCCGGCACTGACAGGCTGGGGCGCGATGTGCTCTCGCGCATCATCTATGGCGCACGCATTTCACTGACAATCGGCCTCGTCGGCATCAGTTTCAGCTTCTTGCTTGGCATTGTCATCGGCGGACTGGCCGGCTATCACGGCGGTATCTTCGACTTGATGGTTCAACGGATAATCGAAGTTCTGCAATCGATCCCCAGCATTCCGCTATGGCTGGCCCTGGCGGCGATCATGCCGATAACCTGGAGTCCGATCCTGATCTATTTCGGCATCACCGTCATCCTCGGGCTGCTCGACTGGACCGGACTGGCGCGGGCCGTGCGTTCAAAGCTTCTAGCCTTGCGCGAGGAGGACTACGTTCTGGCCGCGCAATTGATGGGCGCCAAAAGCAGCCGCATTATCGGGCGGCATCTCATTCCCGGCTTCATGTCGCATCTGATCGCGACGGCGACGATCTCCATACCCGGCATGATCCTGGGCGAGACGGCGCTGAGCTTCCTCGGGCTCGGCCTGAGAGCGCCGATAACCAGCTGGGGCATCCTGCTCACCGAGGCGCGCAGCGTCAGCGTCATCGCGTTCTATCCATGGCTGCTTTTGCCGATGCTCCCCGTCATTCTCGTCATCTTGGCGTTCAACTTCCTCGGCGACGGGCTGCGGGACGCCGCGGACCCCTACAAGTGA
- a CDS encoding ABC transporter permease produces the protein MLRYIVWRIAVMVPTLLIISALVFTIIELPPGDYFDSFVAELRAQGEGVDSDRIEMMRKEYGFDKPPIIRYFYWVGGMLHGDFGYSFEYELPVRDVVGDRMWLTVLVSFVTIIFTWLIAFPIGMYSATHQYSWGDYGLTFFGLLGLAIPNFMLALILMYFANIWFGTSIGHLMDQQYLGEPMSWAKAKSILAHLWIPVLIIGTGGTASMIRRLRANLLDELHKQYVVTARAKGLHPFKALVKYPLRMALNFFISDIGSILPAIISGAEITAIVLSLETTGPMLIKALQSQDMYLAGSFLMFLAFLTVIGVLISDLALALLDPRIRLQGGSTK, from the coding sequence GTGCTTCGATATATTGTGTGGCGCATCGCCGTGATGGTTCCAACGCTGCTGATCATATCGGCGCTGGTGTTCACGATCATCGAACTTCCCCCAGGCGACTATTTCGACAGCTTTGTTGCCGAGCTTCGGGCTCAGGGCGAAGGGGTGGATTCCGATCGCATCGAGATGATGCGCAAGGAATATGGTTTCGACAAGCCGCCGATCATTCGCTACTTCTACTGGGTCGGCGGGATGCTGCACGGCGATTTCGGCTATTCCTTCGAATATGAGCTGCCGGTTCGCGACGTCGTCGGGGATCGAATGTGGCTGACCGTGCTGGTTTCCTTCGTCACGATCATCTTCACCTGGCTCATCGCCTTTCCGATCGGCATGTACTCCGCGACGCATCAATACAGCTGGGGCGACTACGGCCTGACTTTCTTCGGCCTTCTCGGCCTTGCCATTCCGAACTTCATGCTGGCGCTGATCCTGATGTATTTCGCCAACATCTGGTTCGGCACGTCCATCGGCCATCTCATGGACCAGCAATATCTCGGCGAGCCGATGAGCTGGGCCAAGGCGAAGTCGATCCTCGCCCATCTCTGGATCCCGGTCTTGATCATCGGCACCGGGGGCACGGCAAGCATGATCCGGCGGCTGCGCGCCAATCTGCTCGATGAGCTACACAAGCAATATGTCGTGACCGCGCGCGCAAAAGGCCTTCATCCCTTCAAGGCGCTGGTCAAATATCCGCTGCGCATGGCGCTCAATTTCTTCATTTCCGACATCGGCTCTATCCTGCCGGCCATCATCTCCGGCGCCGAAATCACGGCGATCGTGCTGTCTTTGGAAACGACCGGGCCGATGCTGATCAAGGCGCTGCAAAGCCAGGACATGTATCTGGCAGGGTCGTTCCTCATGTTCCTCGCCTTCCTGACGGTCATCGGTGTCCTGATTTCCGACCTGGCGCTGGCGCTGCTTGATCCACGAATTCGTTTGCAGGGCGGCAGCACCAAATGA
- a CDS encoding ABC transporter substrate-binding protein gives MISRRTVLGLMASAFLPGTLRAGDLEPEFLQPQLKAKALPALAERLPKSPRALNLAAMGRQPGQYGGTLRTIIGSQKDIRMMTIYGYARLVGYDEKLKMQPDILESFDVANDRVFTFKIREGHKWSDGSLLTPEDFRYCWEDVWLNDELSQGGPALALLADGKPPRFEIVDPLTVRYSWDAPNPDFLPKLAAASPLSLVLPAAYLKQFHKKYQDPFRLAGLMKENRAKKWTLLHIRMSRQYRPENPDLPTLDPWRNRTKPPAEQFVFERNPFFHRIDENGRQLPYVDRIVMNVSSSAIISAKTGAGESDLQCMGIDFTDYSFLKDAEKRYPVKMHLWKRIQGSRLALLPNLNCADQVWRGLLRDVRVRRALSLAVDRREINMAVFYGLAQESADTVLPESPLYRPEFAKAWVAYDPDQANALLDEVGLQTRDDDGLRILPDGRPAQIVVETAGESTLETDALELITDHWRKIGIALFIRTSQRDIFRSRALGGQIMMSMWSGIDNGVPTADMNPSQLAPTIDDQLQWPLWGAHYLSHGKMGEAPDLPEVVELMALLKRWNASTEATERTEIWNSMLSIYTDQVFSIGTVNGTHQPVLASSRLRNLPDKALYGYDPTAYFGVYMPDTFWLGES, from the coding sequence TTGATCAGCCGGCGCACCGTCCTTGGCCTCATGGCTTCAGCATTTCTGCCCGGCACGTTGCGCGCCGGCGATCTGGAGCCGGAATTTCTTCAGCCGCAGCTGAAGGCCAAGGCGCTGCCGGCACTCGCCGAACGCCTGCCCAAGAGCCCGCGCGCGTTGAATCTCGCTGCGATGGGCCGGCAGCCTGGCCAATACGGCGGCACGTTGCGTACGATCATCGGCAGCCAGAAAGATATCCGGATGATGACGATCTACGGGTATGCTCGCCTGGTCGGCTATGACGAAAAACTTAAAATGCAACCCGACATTCTCGAAAGTTTCGACGTAGCGAATGATCGCGTCTTCACTTTCAAGATAAGGGAAGGGCATAAATGGTCTGACGGTAGCCTGCTGACGCCGGAGGATTTTCGCTATTGCTGGGAAGATGTCTGGCTGAACGATGAGCTTTCGCAAGGCGGGCCCGCCTTGGCCCTGCTGGCGGACGGCAAGCCTCCACGCTTCGAGATCGTCGATCCGTTAACAGTCCGCTATAGTTGGGATGCGCCCAATCCCGACTTCCTGCCCAAGCTCGCTGCTGCATCGCCGCTATCGCTTGTTCTGCCTGCCGCCTATCTCAAGCAGTTCCACAAGAAATACCAGGATCCATTCCGGCTCGCTGGCCTAATGAAGGAGAACCGGGCCAAGAAATGGACGCTCCTGCATATCCGCATGTCACGGCAGTATCGCCCGGAGAACCCGGATCTGCCGACGCTCGATCCCTGGCGGAACCGGACCAAGCCGCCGGCCGAGCAGTTCGTCTTCGAGCGCAACCCGTTTTTTCATCGAATAGACGAGAACGGCCGGCAACTGCCCTATGTTGACCGGATTGTCATGAATGTCAGCTCGTCGGCGATCATTTCCGCCAAGACCGGTGCGGGCGAGAGCGACCTGCAATGCATGGGAATTGACTTCACCGACTACTCCTTCCTGAAGGATGCCGAGAAGCGCTACCCGGTGAAGATGCATCTGTGGAAACGCATACAGGGTTCGCGGCTGGCGCTGCTCCCCAATCTGAATTGTGCCGACCAGGTCTGGCGCGGCCTTTTGCGTGACGTGCGCGTGCGCCGCGCACTTTCGCTCGCCGTGGACAGGCGCGAGATCAATATGGCTGTGTTCTACGGATTGGCGCAGGAAAGTGCCGATACTGTCCTGCCGGAGAGCCCGCTCTACCGGCCGGAATTCGCGAAAGCCTGGGTCGCCTATGATCCCGACCAGGCCAATGCCCTGCTCGACGAGGTCGGGCTTCAGACGCGTGACGATGACGGCCTGCGGATACTTCCCGATGGACGCCCTGCGCAGATCGTAGTGGAAACGGCCGGCGAAAGCACGCTGGAAACCGACGCGCTCGAACTCATCACCGATCACTGGCGCAAGATTGGCATCGCCCTGTTCATCCGAACTTCGCAGCGCGACATCTTCCGCAGCCGCGCGCTTGGCGGCCAGATCATGATGTCGATGTGGTCGGGCATCGACAATGGCGTGCCGACGGCCGACATGAACCCGAGCCAGTTGGCCCCTACCATCGACGACCAGCTGCAATGGCCACTCTGGGGTGCTCACTACTTGTCTCATGGCAAGATGGGTGAGGCACCCGATCTTCCTGAAGTGGTCGAGTTGATGGCTTTACTCAAGCGCTGGAACGCATCGACCGAAGCCACGGAGCGCACCGAAATCTGGAATTCTATGCTGTCGATCTATACCGATCAGGTGTTTTCGATCGGCACGGTGAACGGAACACATCAGCCGGTTCTGGCGTCCTCGCGGCTGCGCAATCTGCCTGACAAGGCGCTCTACGGCTACGACCCGACCGCCTATTTCGGTGTCTACATGCCGGATACATTCTGGCTTGGAGAGTCCTGA